Genomic DNA from Vibrio vulnificus CMCP6:
TATTGCACAGAAGCTGATGGCCGACATCACTCAAGTGACCGACTATCGCGTGATGTTGAGTAAAACCGCGTTTACGTCTGGCATTTTGCCCGGTAAATCGATCATGGTTCGAGTGAGCGATAAAGAAGGTCACGCCTTTATTGAACTGGAGTTAAAAAACAACTCCTCGGGCGCGGTGTTGTTTAGCCGCCAATACCCTTTGGACACCTCGCATCTTGCGTCGGTTTTGCACCGAGCGGAAGTCGACATTATGCAGGCGTTACGTTTGCCAAACGCAGAGCAACAAGCGCAAATCTTGTTGGTGGATTTTCCTCAGCAGCCAGCGGCGTTGGCCTTGTATGTGCGAGCGAATCACTACCTCAATCTCTCTGATCAACAGCAGGTACAAAAGGGGATTGATTTGCTTGAACAGGTGCTTAACTTAGAGCCGAACAATCATTACGTTCAGGCGGAGCTCTTGATTGCTTACCATGTTCAGCAAGCCTTGTCTGACATGCCGACGTTAAACCAAGAACGCATTTTATTGCTGAGCAGCAAATTGCAAAGCGCCAGTGAAGCACTGGACGCAGTGGTTCAACCCAGAATTTACGAAGCGTTAGCGCTGCAAGCGACGGTGGATGAAGATCTGCCCTCGGCTGAGCGGTATTTAGCCAAAGCGCAGCAATTGCGTGAGTCGGTGCTCTCTTATGTACTGCAAGGAAAACACGCTGAATTGCGTGGTGATCTTGATGGTGCCAGTGATGGTTACAGCGAAGCTTTTTATATGGACACATCACTAGAAACCTATTTGTTGTGTGAGAGGCTGGTATTTCAATCGAATCTAAAATCGATTGACTACGCCATGTATCGCTCAGTGCATCCTTCGGTGGTGCGTTTAATGTAGCGACCCAGTTTGGGTTTGCCTTTCACCTTTGCTCTCAGACATCGCTGCGTCTGAGAGCGGTTCATTTTCTTATCTTTCCCTTCTTTGCGTATGAACCTCATTGTGAGTTGTACGTC
This window encodes:
- the cadC gene encoding lysine decarboxylation/transport transcriptional activator CadC, which translates into the protein MIGIYFQINDWVLCIDENKLYRQDREVSVEPRLINLLHFLAEHVGEVFGREELIQHVWDGAIVTDQVVTQSIFELRKLLRDGREENLSYVVTVPKRGYKLVANVERLTANPYLLRQAEPAEVELLEPAMTEPLIAVPEAPSANEMVFPAGPLTRAMCHSQQQKKPNRPNISRWRVNAFNALWIGLVIIAMGFFTIKQSQVRITQVVDTHLIEFMFQDDYHAQALSHDLADGIAQKLMADITQVTDYRVMLSKTAFTSGILPGKSIMVRVSDKEGHAFIELELKNNSSGAVLFSRQYPLDTSHLASVLHRAEVDIMQALRLPNAEQQAQILLVDFPQQPAALALYVRANHYLNLSDQQQVQKGIDLLEQVLNLEPNNHYVQAELLIAYHVQQALSDMPTLNQERILLLSSKLQSASEALDAVVQPRIYEALALQATVDEDLPSAERYLAKAQQLRESVLSYVLQGKHAELRGDLDGASDGYSEAFYMDTSLETYLLCERLVFQSNLKSIDYAMYRSVHPSVVRLM